The following is a genomic window from Phaseolus vulgaris cultivar G19833 chromosome 6, P. vulgaris v2.0, whole genome shotgun sequence.
AAAATCCCCCCAAGCAATATCTCCCTTGAAATAGGCCACCCATGTCCCCAAACTTAGCTTGTTCCTAAGTATGTTGCCTATGTCATTAGGAAAAAACTCTGTGGACCCCATGAATCTTCTATAGAGGTATTCAGCTTGGTCAACCTTCAACCTTGCTATCTCAATGTTGGATGATACTTGAAAGCAATGATGGTTCACCGGGTTCACAAGAATAGCTGGAGTCCTAAACTTGGTGTAGCCAAACTTGTCCATAAAGAGACTAACCGAGGCTTGGTTGTCTTTTTCTGTTGCCATATATGCATAGTCCACATCCTTGGAAGTGAACCATTCTTCTAGCCTTCTCACAAGGCTTGAGCCAATCCCTTTTCTTCGGTGATGGGGTGATACCCTTAGGCCAAGGACATATCCTACCTTTGCCAAATCGTTCGGAGGATGACCATGAACCGTCACCAGCTTTATAGACCCTTGAATCACACCAACCAGTTCATTCTCCAACTCTGCCACCTACCACCAAATTGAACAGTTAGCGGACATGATGATCAAACAAGAAGAATATGAATAAGGAGAAGAACAAGAAGAGGTGAAAGACACAGAAGATTAAATTGTGGCACGTACATAATGAGAATATAATAAGAAAGTTTTGAAGCCATGAAGTTAGTGCCTTATAGTGGCTGACATAGCATGCATATCACTTACCAGCATCATGTACATTGGACTGTTTCGAATCCTACAAATGGGGTCACCCATAGTGTCTGTGAAGAGGAACACGCTTTCTGATGGCCCTACCTCGCATCTTCTCTCAAGATCTTCCACTTGAGCCCTATCATATTGCCTCTCATAGCTTCTGATTCTGAACTTGTTGAATTCCATACCCAAAagaaagagatttcaaggatgaTGAAGTTAGAAGGAGTTTTATGTGTGATGATTGAGCGAAACAAAAGTAAAAGGAAGCTCAAAGCTTAAGAAGTTACACAAGATACAAATAGCAAGACAGTGCAACCGACGAGAAGTAATACAAGTACCACAACGAGAATGGTTTGGCATAGACTTCATTATGATAATGATTTATATGCATGAgatagaaagaaaaacaaaatacaataaaatacaaaaaaaaaggtggtggaaagagagagaaaggaaaaggtAGTAGAAGTAGAAAGAGAGAGATTGAAACTAGGGAGAATGTTCTTTATCAGATTCATCAATAACCTAGGCTTCAATAATAATAGTAGACAAAGGTTAGATTAATAATGGAATATGTTTTTTTGTCTCTAGCTTTTTGTGTCCACTCCTCCTATTTATATAGGTTAAGGTAATGTTATTATTGTATGTAAAGTTAAAATTTcatcattgattttttttttcacccttcattttatttttattcatttacacACAATTTCatgattaaaattaaatgtAGTAAAACGAAATAAAGATTACAGTAATACAATCGCCTCTAATATCGATTTGCTCTAAAAAccaattcatttattttttaagtagaaTTGCTTGATTAATTTGGAATCAATGTTATGTCTGACTTGGGGTGGCGTAAGTAAATCACATtgattatgttttatatttcttgcattttaatttgtgaAATGTCCTGATCTATGTAAACGTCTGTTTGGAAAAATGTTTGGTTTGTAATTATTGGTGAAATTTGGAGATATAGGAATAAACACATCTTTAAAGGTGTAtcattctgaaattttttctttGGCTGAACTAAAGATTTGGTCTTGGATTACAATTAAATTTGCATCTGCttgttcttttttgtttttattttttttattggtgtCTTGATCAGTTGACTTGTTTGCttataataaaagtttttttatggTTTATTAGCTTAAGTAAATTGGTTTTATGGTATTGTTCTTTTTAAGGTTTTTTTTGTTGGTTTTAAAGTGacagtttttagaaaatttgcAATGTCTCttctttaagaaaataattattggtATATATAAGAATTTCCCTACCCGTGAAAGGAGTAAAAAAGAGTATTATTTCCCTCGCCAAAGCAACTGGGTTGAATTGACATGAGAATGCGCATTTTAATTGAAAAACacttcatcattttttttatatgaaatactctaataattattaatagaaaaatGATAGGTTGAGAACTTCAAGAATtgtataactatatataaatttagaaataaatatataataaaaaaaagttataattaaataatataaaaatatattaaaataataatattaaaagttgtAATAAAAATTTTGGGTTGTGGAAATACTCCCATAATTACTGATATATGGATGTATAGAAAACAGGTTATTGAGAAGCAAGACTTTGAGAGCAGCAAAATACAGGCACAGTCTCGAGCAGTAAGAACGTGTCAGAAAAAGTAGCATAGGGTTTGGTCAATTAATAATCAGAGTGCAACACACAATCACGCACCACAAAAGAACCTCCTTGAAACggtagtttttattttctttggcAAAATAAGTGTTTTTTCTTTGAATAACCCACTAATTATATTCCTCTACTATTGCCCttttacttaaataatataattatgcaaacaattttttttaaagtgtggAATATCTATTAATTTTTCTTGCGcttcaaaaatttataaaattaatgtaaaatatagAGTTCCAACAGTTCCTAACCATCATAAATCATATAtagattaagaaaaataatttcgAATTTCAAAATCTAAACTTAAATTAGATGTATTTAGAATATAGTTAAGCATTACAAATGTTTGAGAGATTTAGCTATGTAATTTACACTAAAGCTATTTAAGAGAGAGGATAATTCTTGAAAGATGAtaatgataatatattttttcttttaaaatactaaaaaaaatatgtttatttagcTATAATAAATGGACGCAAAAGTGTAGTTATCATTAAAATTTAGAAGCTAATATGCTCAACATAAAAATAGTGGACATAAAAATAGTGGCGGGTGTGTGAGACACAAGTGGTGTGTTTTTTGTGTAGGCCTAGCCTACATGCtctccacacaaaattatattttatatgg
Proteins encoded in this region:
- the LOC137831496 gene encoding probable N-acetyltransferase HLS1-like is translated as MEFNKFRIRSYERQYDRAQVEDLERRCEVGPSESVFLFTDTMGDPICRIRNSPMYMMLVAELENELVGVIQGSIKLVTVHGHPPNDLAKVGYVLGLRVSPHHRRKGIGSSLVRRLEEWFTSKDVDYAYMATEKDNQASVSLFMDKFGYTKFRTPAILVNPVNHHCFQVSSNIEIARLKVDQAEYLYRRFMGSTEFFPNDIGNILRNKLSLGTWVAYFKGDIAWGDFGSDGQVPNSWAMLSVWNSGEIFKLRLGKAPFSCLLCTKSWWLIDKVFPCLKLPTIPDFFNPFGFYFMYGVHHEGPFSGKLVRALCQFVHNMAAESKDDNCKIIVSEVGGRDELNHHIPHWKLLSCPEDLWCIKSLKNEGTNNKFHELTKTPPTRALFVDPREV